One region of Epilithonimonas zeae genomic DNA includes:
- a CDS encoding pectinesterase family protein, with the protein MKKLFSFLNFCFVVLYFAQSPYVTITVAKDGSGDFKTIQNAINSIRDLGPGEALIKIKSGIYNEKVVIPSSKHWITIEGEDKENTIITNDDFSGKLNPLTNEKLNTFNSYTFLVAGDNIKISNLTIKNSSCNEGQAVALHVEGDRFVMKNSKILGCQDTLYSATDHSRQYYENCFIEGTTDFIFGQATAVFKNCEIKSLANSYITAAATSKDNQYGFVFIDCHLTGKEGITKVYLGRPWRPYAKTVFINTTMENHILPEGWNPWKGDKMFPDKEKTAFYAEFGSKGVGSSPDKRVEWSHQLSRYELKNYLIEKIFKKSNNWIP; encoded by the coding sequence ATGAAAAAACTATTTTCTTTTCTAAATTTTTGCTTCGTGGTTTTGTATTTTGCTCAATCACCTTATGTCACGATTACAGTTGCTAAAGATGGTTCCGGAGATTTCAAAACGATTCAGAATGCGATTAATTCGATTCGGGATTTAGGTCCGGGTGAGGCTTTGATTAAAATTAAATCAGGAATTTACAATGAAAAAGTAGTGATTCCTTCTTCAAAGCATTGGATTACAATTGAAGGTGAAGACAAAGAAAATACTATCATTACTAATGATGATTTCTCAGGAAAACTGAACCCTTTGACCAATGAAAAACTCAATACATTCAATTCCTACACATTTTTAGTTGCCGGAGATAATATTAAAATTTCTAATTTGACCATTAAAAATTCTTCGTGTAATGAAGGTCAAGCAGTTGCACTTCACGTAGAAGGTGACAGATTTGTGATGAAAAATTCCAAAATTTTAGGTTGTCAGGACACGCTTTATTCCGCAACTGACCACAGCCGGCAATATTATGAAAACTGTTTTATAGAAGGCACGACGGATTTTATTTTTGGTCAGGCGACTGCAGTTTTCAAAAATTGTGAAATCAAAAGTTTGGCGAATTCTTATATCACAGCTGCAGCAACAAGTAAAGACAATCAATATGGTTTTGTCTTTATTGATTGTCATTTGACAGGAAAAGAAGGTATTACAAAAGTCTATCTCGGGCGACCGTGGCGGCCTTATGCCAAAACGGTTTTCATCAATACAACAATGGAAAACCATATTTTGCCAGAAGGCTGGAATCCTTGGAAAGGCGATAAAATGTTTCCTGATAAAGAGAAAACGGCTTTCTATGCAGAATTTGGAAGCAAAGGAGTCGGCTCAAGTCCCGACAAAAGAGTAGAGTGGTCACATCAGCTTTCCAGGTACGAATTGAAAAACTATTTGATTGAAAAGATTTTCAAGAAGTCGAATAATTGGATTCCATAA
- a CDS encoding glycoside hydrolase family 28 protein, producing the protein MKKTIKILALSLATLFSGNAFGQSISDIYKNVEFKMPMVAETSFPATSVNIKNFGAVSGGTIKNTEAFKKAIDETSQKGGGTVIVPRGIWLTGPIVLKSNINLHLEDGALVMFSRDFADYPLVDVSFEGLNTTRCQSPISAKGATNIAITGKGVIDGNGDAWRYVKKGKMTDGQWKELLSRGGVLSADKKIWFPSESSKRGFESTANFNIPEKLTTREQLESVKDFLRPVMVSLVGCDKVLLDGPTFQNSPAWNLHPLMSSNLILRNLTVRNPWYSQNGDGLDLESCRNVLVYNNTFDVGDDAICIKSGKDKDGRDRGVPTENVIIKNNTVYHAHGGIVIGSEMSGGVKNLHASDCTFIGTDIGLRFKTTRGRGGVVENIWISNVDMTGIPAQVIGFNMFYEGNSPIIEEDQNEDDEKRVEKQIPVTEETPIFRNVFFKNITASNSYEALSLNGLSEMNLKNIVVEDSYFDTKKALTIVDADGITLKNVKIKYTDGTGATIYNSKNVDISGLTLESSKTPFVKVIGSKTKAIKLPKEISGDKLSISKDVPKNAVK; encoded by the coding sequence ATGAAGAAAACGATTAAAATTTTAGCTTTAAGCTTAGCAACATTATTTTCAGGAAACGCTTTTGGACAGAGCATTTCTGATATTTACAAAAATGTAGAATTCAAAATGCCGATGGTCGCAGAAACATCTTTTCCTGCAACTTCTGTTAATATAAAAAATTTTGGTGCTGTTTCTGGCGGCACCATAAAAAATACCGAAGCCTTCAAAAAAGCCATTGACGAAACGTCTCAAAAAGGTGGCGGAACAGTTATCGTTCCAAGAGGAATCTGGTTAACGGGACCAATTGTTCTGAAAAGCAATATCAATTTGCATCTGGAAGACGGCGCTTTGGTGATGTTCAGCAGAGATTTTGCGGATTATCCTTTGGTGGATGTTAGTTTCGAAGGCTTGAATACAACCCGTTGCCAGTCTCCGATTTCGGCGAAAGGTGCGACCAATATAGCCATCACTGGAAAAGGCGTGATTGACGGCAACGGTGATGCCTGGAGATATGTGAAGAAAGGAAAAATGACCGATGGACAGTGGAAAGAATTATTGTCCAGAGGTGGCGTTTTGTCTGCCGATAAAAAGATTTGGTTTCCAAGCGAGAGCTCCAAAAGAGGTTTTGAAAGCACGGCTAATTTCAACATTCCGGAAAAGCTGACAACAAGAGAACAATTAGAATCTGTAAAGGATTTTCTTCGTCCGGTTATGGTAAGTTTGGTTGGTTGTGACAAAGTTCTTTTGGACGGTCCAACATTCCAGAATTCACCAGCTTGGAATCTTCATCCATTGATGTCAAGCAATTTAATTTTGAGAAATTTAACTGTTAGAAATCCTTGGTATTCTCAGAATGGCGACGGTTTAGATTTGGAATCTTGTAGGAATGTTTTGGTTTATAATAATACATTTGATGTCGGTGATGACGCGATTTGCATCAAATCAGGAAAAGACAAAGACGGCCGTGACAGAGGTGTTCCGACAGAAAATGTCATCATCAAAAATAATACGGTTTACCACGCTCACGGCGGAATTGTTATCGGAAGTGAGATGTCCGGTGGTGTGAAAAATCTTCACGCTTCAGATTGCACGTTTATCGGAACAGATATTGGTCTTCGTTTCAAAACGACCAGAGGAAGAGGTGGTGTTGTTGAGAATATTTGGATTAGCAATGTGGATATGACGGGGATTCCGGCTCAGGTTATTGGTTTCAATATGTTCTACGAAGGTAATTCGCCAATTATCGAAGAAGACCAAAATGAGGACGACGAAAAAAGAGTAGAGAAACAAATTCCTGTAACCGAAGAGACACCAATTTTTAGAAACGTATTCTTCAAAAATATCACAGCTTCCAATTCTTATGAAGCTTTGTCATTAAACGGTTTATCTGAAATGAACCTTAAAAATATCGTGGTGGAAGATTCTTATTTCGATACTAAAAAAGCTTTAACCATTGTAGATGCAGACGGAATTACACTGAAAAATGTAAAAATAAAATATACCGACGGAACCGGTGCAACAATCTATAATAGTAAGAATGTTGACATCTCAGGACTGACTTTGGAATCTTCTAAAACGCCTTTTGTAAAGGTTATCGGAAGTAAAACTAAAGCTATTAAATTACCAAAAGAAATCTCAGGCGATAAATTATCGATTTCCAAAGATGTTCCGAAGAATGCTGTAAAATAA
- a CDS encoding rhamnogalacturonan acetylesterase, protein MKISLKNISTAFFITASVMIVAQTEQDNQKERIVQPSKDKSTTNIFLAGDSTLTDYTLESNYQEKRYPQQGWGGVFQEFFVADSLKTFKSPLAKNVLVVDKAKGGRSTRTFFQEGRWRYIFENLKPKDWVLIQFGHNDESEKKVDRYVDVPGYKEYLRLYIHQVREKGATPVLVTPVSRNYPWKDGVLGDSHVDYAKAMIEVGQEQKVDVIDLNKLSREFFTQKGKDFVTTTYFMNLPEGKFTAYPNGQKDDTHFQPEGAKAVAQLVYNEFKKIVSKK, encoded by the coding sequence ATGAAAATATCCCTCAAAAATATCTCAACAGCATTTTTTATCACAGCTTCTGTGATGATTGTTGCTCAGACAGAACAGGATAATCAAAAAGAGAGAATCGTTCAACCTTCCAAAGATAAAAGCACAACCAATATTTTTCTAGCCGGTGATTCTACGCTGACAGATTATACTTTGGAAAGCAATTATCAGGAAAAGCGTTATCCACAGCAAGGTTGGGGCGGTGTTTTTCAAGAGTTTTTTGTTGCTGACAGTCTCAAAACTTTCAAATCTCCATTAGCAAAAAATGTTTTGGTTGTTGATAAAGCTAAAGGTGGAAGAAGTACGAGAACGTTTTTTCAGGAAGGCAGATGGCGATATATTTTTGAAAATCTGAAACCGAAAGATTGGGTTTTGATTCAGTTTGGTCACAATGATGAATCGGAGAAAAAGGTTGACCGTTATGTGGATGTTCCGGGTTATAAGGAATATTTGAGATTGTACATTCATCAGGTTCGGGAGAAAGGAGCAACGCCGGTTTTGGTCACGCCTGTTTCCAGAAATTACCCTTGGAAAGACGGTGTTTTGGGTGACAGCCACGTAGATTATGCGAAAGCGATGATAGAAGTCGGGCAGGAACAAAAAGTGGATGTGATTGATTTGAATAAGCTTTCCAGAGAATTCTTCACACAAAAAGGAAAAGACTTTGTCACAACAACTTATTTTATGAATCTTCCCGAAGGCAAATTCACAGCTTATCCGAATGGACAAAAAGATGATACGCATTTCCAGCCGGAAGGTGCAAAAGCAGTCGCTCAGCTGGTTTATAATGAATTCAAAAAAATAGTAAGCAAGAAATAA
- a CDS encoding alpha/beta hydrolase: MKPTKANLNHNSHLRKIFIRFSIVLISVSKIYSQEIERPKAQPYTIEGTYEKLKKKYPFIQPLNLEFPKNIKVKRDIEYKTRNGKLLLADIYYPKDSTQKYPAIVLVHGGGWISGSKENERFLAQKLASKGYVAMAINYSLSDDAKYPAGVEDIEDALKFLKKHHKEFAVNKRKIAVGGNSAGAQLATLVGVKNKVQAIVNIDGIVSFIHPKSEEGTYAAYWFGATKAHNFELWKEASPLEYVGKNTPPTLFINSSQPRFHAGRDDMMKLLKSYNIPTEFHEIKDSPHSFWLVQPWFDETLKYTVDFLDKVLKN; this comes from the coding sequence ATGAAACCTACCAAAGCTAACTTGAATCACAATAGTCATCTGCGGAAGATTTTCATCCGTTTTTCCATTGTTTTGATTTCGGTTTCGAAGATTTATTCTCAGGAAATCGAAAGACCAAAAGCACAACCTTACACCATTGAAGGAACTTATGAAAAACTGAAAAAGAAATATCCTTTCATTCAACCGTTGAATCTGGAATTTCCAAAAAATATCAAAGTCAAAAGAGACATCGAATACAAAACCAGAAATGGTAAATTGCTTTTGGCAGATATTTATTATCCTAAAGATTCGACTCAGAAATATCCTGCAATTGTTTTGGTTCACGGTGGCGGTTGGATTTCTGGAAGTAAAGAAAACGAAAGATTTCTCGCCCAGAAATTGGCTTCTAAAGGTTATGTGGCGATGGCAATCAATTACAGCTTGAGTGATGATGCAAAATATCCTGCTGGAGTTGAAGATATAGAAGATGCTTTAAAATTTTTGAAGAAACATCATAAAGAATTTGCTGTTAATAAAAGGAAAATTGCGGTTGGTGGAAACTCTGCCGGAGCGCAATTGGCAACTTTGGTTGGTGTGAAAAATAAAGTTCAGGCAATTGTCAATATCGATGGAATTGTCTCATTTATTCATCCCAAATCCGAAGAAGGTACTTATGCGGCTTATTGGTTTGGTGCGACAAAAGCTCATAATTTCGAACTTTGGAAAGAAGCATCACCTTTAGAATATGTTGGAAAAAATACGCCTCCAACATTATTTATTAATAGCTCTCAGCCGAGATTTCACGCTGGCAGAGATGATATGATGAAATTATTAAAAAGTTACAATATCCCAACAGAATTTCACGAAATCAAAGATTCTCCACATTCGTTTTGGTTGGTTCAGCCTTGGTTTGATGAGACTTTGAAATATACGGTTGATTTTCTGGATAAAGTTTTGAAAAATTAA